The following is a genomic window from Pedobacter sp. KBS0701.
ATTGCTAAATTGTTAGCCACAAATTGCCAACTGAAAATGTTGAGCATGGATTAATTGTTAAATTATGAACTGTAAACTGCCAACTGAAACCTGTGGACTACCGACTGAAACTTTCAACATTATTTTATACATTTACTACACGCTTATCGAATAACCAAATAATAAATGACTCACCCAGAGCCTGAAAAATCTGAAGATTTAATGAATCGTCTAAAACTGGGCGACAAGCAGGCTTACGAAAAAATATATTTCGCCTATAGTAACGAGCTGTTATTGGCAGCCTACAAAAAAACAGGCGATAAGGTAATCGCTGAAGAACTGGTACAGAATATCTTCATCTCTCTTTGGGAAAAACGGCAGGAAGCACAGATCAATAATCTCCAGGCCTATTTGTTTGGTGCATTGAAGTTAAGTGTAATCAACCACATCAGGAGCCTGGTGATGCAGAATAAGTACATGGAGTACCAAACCCTGACCTATTCAGAAAACCATCAGGATACCGCGAATCTGGTCGATCTTCATGATCTTTCTTCCATTATCGAAAAAGGCATTAATTCGCTACCCGAAAAAACACAGGAGATCTTCAGAATGAGCCGTTATCAACACCGATCTACCAAAGATATTTCTACTGGTTTAAACATCTCCGAAAAGACTGTAGAATACCATATCACCCAATCTATTAAGAGGATAAAAGAATACATCAAAAACTTTTACATCTTTTTATAACTGATTATCAGTACATTAAAATTTATTTCTACTTTTATCACGCACAGCTTTAGGGTTTCGCTCCAGTTGTGTTACTTGTATAGTATAAGGCCAAATATTCTTTTTATGAACCAGAAATCATTTTACGATTTACTAAGCCGTTATGAAAACGGAAATTGTACTGAAGCTGAAAAGCTATGGGTAGATAAATGGTATCATAACTTAAATAACCAGAATTTTAAAGATTTATCATCAACTGCGCTCGAAGAAATGCAGGTGAATACCTGGCTTAACATCAATAACCTTGAAAGCAAATCTACACCAGCGCTTAAAGTTAGAAGACGTTGGCCAAAATTCGCTATTGCAGCATCTATTATTATTGCATTTTTTATTGCCGGTTTATATTTAAGCAATTACAACCATGCTGAACAATCTTTTATTGATGAAAATGAAGGCTTGACCTTAATCAGCAAAACGAATGAGAGTGATAGCAGCCTGTTGATATCACTCAGTGATGAAAGCACAGTAATACTTAAACCACAGGCGAATATTATTTACCCGAAGGTTTTTGCGGCTAACAAAAGAACGGTTTACTTAAAAGGAAGTGCATTTTTCTCGGTAAGTAAAAATCCTAAGCGCCCGTTTTATGTGTACAATCAAAAATTGGTTGTGCGTGTTTTAGGTACCAGTTTCTGGGTAAAATCATCAACGGATAAACTTCAGGCTCAGGTTGCAGTAAGAACTGGAAAAGTTCAGATATCCGAAAATCAGAAAAGCTCACTCTTCACTTTCGATAAAGAAAAACTGGCTAAACCAATTCTGCTAACACCCAACCAAAAGGGCATTTTTGCTGACCACAAATTAAATAAAACATTGGTGAGCAAGCCTATTCCATTGGCCGAAGCTTATAATCTACCCACAAGCCTGAGCTATAATTTTAAAGAAGAAAGCATTAAAGAAATTTTCAAAACCTTATCTGAAGCTTACGGGATAGAGATAAAATCGGATAATGAGCAGATTTCGACCTATACTTTTACCGGTGATTTAAGCAAAAAAGGGCTATATGAGCAGCTCGACCTGATCTGCGGAACCATCTCAAGCAAATATTACATCCAGGGAACCAGCATTGTGGTTTCCAAAAACTAACCAAATAAAATATGATGAAGAAAAACCACAGCACTAACAGCCCATAGCGCGGCTCCATTTTCCATAATATTTTTCTAAAAAACAAAGCCGACAATGTGGGGCATTGCCGGCGAGTTAAATACATTAGAAATGTATTCATGGTATTTCCATGTCCAATAAATCCAATCATTTAATGAACAATAACCAAATTTATGAAAAAAAATCAACTTATTTCGCTGGCGATATATGCAATGAGAATTTCGATTTACCAAATACTTGCAATAATAATTTTTACTTGTGGTGCTTTTGCAAAAAATGTCGACGCCCAAGACTTTCTCAACAAATCAATTTCGATCAAAGCTGATCAAACAGATATTAAAACCATTATAGAAAAAACAGAACAATTAGCCAATGTTAAATTTGTTTACAGTCCGCAATTAATAAACTCCGGCCGTAAAGTTTCTATTAATGTAGTTAACCAAAAGCTTAAATACTTTCTTGAGAATTCGCTAAAACGTTATGACGTGGGATATAGGATAGTTAAAGATCAGATTTTGCTCTATTCTATCCCCGCCAATAACAATCTCGAACTCTTAAAAACTTTCGAAGGCATTGTAACCGGAAAAGTAACCGATAGCAAGGGCAATGCCATTCCAGGAGTTTCGGTTACCGTAAAAGGGAAATCAATCGGAACCACAACCGACGAAAATGGGGCTTTTGCTTTAAAAGGCTTAACGGTTGATAGCCGCGTACTCGTGGTGAGATATGTAGGCTTCATATCTAAAGAAGTCAGCCTATCACCAGGCAATTCCGACGAAAACCTGAACATCAGTCTATCAGAAGATAACCTACAGTTAGAAAGTGTGATGGTAACCGGTGGTAATCCAAAGAAAAAATTAGAAAGCAGTGTGGCCTTAACCTCGGTGAGTAATAAAGATATCACCAACAGGGCACCCTTAAACAGTACCGATTTATTAAAAGCTATACCAGGCCTGACCGTAGAAAGTACGGGTGGCGATGGTCCGGGCAACGTTTGGGTAAGGGGCTTTCCACAACAGGGTGGTTATATTTTCTTAGGCATACAAGAAGATGGTTTACCGCTTTTACCAACAGGTTTCAATACCAACCCATCAGTAGATCAATACTATAAAACAGACTTAACCATACAGAATATCGAAGCAATTAGAGGGGGAAATGCCTCGATTATTCAAGCCAATACGCCAGGTGCTGTAGTAAACAACATCAGTTACGCGGGCGCCGATAAACAATATGGCCAGTTTAAATTCACCACAGGTTTTTCACAAGGCTTATACCGTTTTGATGGGAATACCGGTGGAAAAATAAACGATCAGATTAAATATAACATTGGTGGTTTTTACCGTACCGATAACGGCGTGGTAGAACAGGGCTTTAACCCGGCCAACCAGGGTGGACAGATTAAAGGCAACATGACTTTTAATTTCAAAAACAATAAAGGCTTTTTCAGGGTGTATGGTAAATACCTTAATGACAAAGTCCAGTTCTTACTAACGAGTTATTACCCTTACGATGGTACCGGGAAACCAACCACTTACCGGGATTATAATATGGCTTCACAATCAATCTTACCGGTTCAAACCGAATGGAGTTATAACGATCCTTCAACCGGAAACCATAATTTTAGTCTAACAGATGGTATCCATACCAAATTGGGTTCAGCAGGTTTCCAGTTCAATTACCTAACCGATAGCGGCTGGCAGATAGTGAACAATTTCCGTTATCAAAATACGCATACAAACTCAACCTATACCGTTCCGGCAGGAATTACAGCGAGAACAGCGGCTACACCCTATTATTACCCTGGAGGTGCCGTTGCACCGTTTGTAACCGGAGATTATGTAATTACATCAAACGCACAGGGACAGATTAACAGCGATGTTCAAATTATTGATTACCTGGATCTGAAAAAGACTTTTAAAAATCATAGTTTAAATATCGGCGCAGGTATTCATCAATACAATCGCGACGATTTACGCTATGCATTTAGATCTTTTACAGAATTTAAGGAGCACCCAAGTATCATCTTACAGTCGCCAACAGCAACAGAAAGAACAATTCAAACCAAAAACACCTTTATTGGCGATACCAGAACATTATCAGCTTATGCTGGTGATGAGATTAAAATATCCGAAAAATGGCGTTTAGA
Proteins encoded in this region:
- a CDS encoding RNA polymerase sigma-70 factor → MTHPEPEKSEDLMNRLKLGDKQAYEKIYFAYSNELLLAAYKKTGDKVIAEELVQNIFISLWEKRQEAQINNLQAYLFGALKLSVINHIRSLVMQNKYMEYQTLTYSENHQDTANLVDLHDLSSIIEKGINSLPEKTQEIFRMSRYQHRSTKDISTGLNISEKTVEYHITQSIKRIKEYIKNFYIFL
- a CDS encoding FecR family protein; this encodes MNQKSFYDLLSRYENGNCTEAEKLWVDKWYHNLNNQNFKDLSSTALEEMQVNTWLNINNLESKSTPALKVRRRWPKFAIAASIIIAFFIAGLYLSNYNHAEQSFIDENEGLTLISKTNESDSSLLISLSDESTVILKPQANIIYPKVFAANKRTVYLKGSAFFSVSKNPKRPFYVYNQKLVVRVLGTSFWVKSSTDKLQAQVAVRTGKVQISENQKSSLFTFDKEKLAKPILLTPNQKGIFADHKLNKTLVSKPIPLAEAYNLPTSLSYNFKEESIKEIFKTLSEAYGIEIKSDNEQISTYTFTGDLSKKGLYEQLDLICGTISSKYYIQGTSIVVSKN
- a CDS encoding TonB-dependent receptor encodes the protein MKKNQLISLAIYAMRISIYQILAIIIFTCGAFAKNVDAQDFLNKSISIKADQTDIKTIIEKTEQLANVKFVYSPQLINSGRKVSINVVNQKLKYFLENSLKRYDVGYRIVKDQILLYSIPANNNLELLKTFEGIVTGKVTDSKGNAIPGVSVTVKGKSIGTTTDENGAFALKGLTVDSRVLVVRYVGFISKEVSLSPGNSDENLNISLSEDNLQLESVMVTGGNPKKKLESSVALTSVSNKDITNRAPLNSTDLLKAIPGLTVESTGGDGPGNVWVRGFPQQGGYIFLGIQEDGLPLLPTGFNTNPSVDQYYKTDLTIQNIEAIRGGNASIIQANTPGAVVNNISYAGADKQYGQFKFTTGFSQGLYRFDGNTGGKINDQIKYNIGGFYRTDNGVVEQGFNPANQGGQIKGNMTFNFKNNKGFFRVYGKYLNDKVQFLLTSYYPYDGTGKPTTYRDYNMASQSILPVQTEWSYNDPSTGNHNFSLTDGIHTKLGSAGFQFNYLTDSGWQIVNNFRYQNTHTNSTYTVPAGITARTAATPYYYPGGAVAPFVTGDYVITSNAQGQINSDVQIIDYLDLKKTFKNHSLNIGAGIHQYNRDDLRYAFRSFTEFKEHPSIILQSPTATERTIQTKNTFIGDTRTLSAYAGDEIKISEKWRLDIGARIDNQNVKGDRPYYALNSNGTVNIAAPATPTILGYTSYDETLTNWAASIGANYKISTTASMFARATKAYNAPNIGDYNASGYNGANIKKRPVYLGEVGFKYAKNNLAIFASGSYSAIKNVSLTINVPTTAAGTQALVAFGSTRTWSAEYEVSYKIFKPLSLRLTGTLQDSKYTDYEANTSGNAAVAAEFGDRVYSFTGKRTERVPVLNTELGANYDYKNFNLYVAANYVGSRFTSPSGSYELPSYVVMKAGAGYNFTKKISIRFWADNLLNAKVLTEGDVRGDQFRDFSTVTPGTLMIGRTLLQRTFWGSLAYSF